The DNA window GGCCGCCACGGGGGGAGCGGCCTCTCCGGTGACGTACGTTACTCCGTCAAAGACCGTGGTGTGATCCCCCGACGGCCACTTTTTCCGGTGCTTTTTCGCGGCAAGTTCGGCTTCGGGCGGTGCCGCGGGCCGGCCGGTCCGCCGCGTCGACCGGACGGTCTGCTCCACCCGGCTCGACGTGGGGATCGGGCCGCCCGCCGAGCGCCCTCCTCGGTTCTCCCGGCCCGGCACGATCTCCGGGCGGGCGGGCCGCGCCACCCACCCGGAGAGGCCGGATCACCCGTTCGGGAACGGGTTGCCGCGTCGGCGTCGCCGCCCCCGGGGGCGTTCTCAGCGGGGCAGCGCCTGCTGCAGTTCCGCCCGCAGCGCCGGCGTGAGCATCTCACCGGTCTGCTTGGCCAGCCGGGCCATCTCGTAGCCGACCACGCCGATGTCGGCGTCCGCGCCGGCCAGCGTGGCCAGGATCGACCCGTCGCGGATCTGCATGACCAGGAAGTAGCCGCGGCCCATCTCCACCACGGTCTGCTTGACGACGTCGTCGTCGAACATCTGCGCCGCCCCGGCGGTGATGCTCATCAGCCCCGAGGTCACCGCGGCCAGCTTGTCGGCGTGGTCGCGGGGCAGGTGGTCGGAGACGGCCACCAGCAGCCCGTCGGACGACACCACGATCGCGTGCACCACCCCCGGCACCCGCTCCGCGAACCGGCTGACCAGCCAGCTGAGGTCCTGCGCCTCCTGGCTCAGGGTCATCATTGTTGTCCTCCTTCGCTGCGCCCGCCGACCGGCGGCAGGACAATCTCGGGGGTCTCCTCGGCCTCGGCCCGCCGCACCCCGTCGTAGAGCCGCGACAGCATGCCGCCCACGGCCTCCGGGTCCGGATCGTGTCGCCGCTGCTGCGGCCGCGCCGATCCCGTCGCCGCGGCCAACAGGGCCATCGGCACCCGCACCGGCAGCCCGCGGTCGTTGATCCCGCCGGTGACCGGCACCGCCGGCGGCACCGGGGCCGAAGCCGCCGCCGGGGTCGGGCCCTGCCGCGTCCACCAGCCGCCGCCCGTCGCCTTCTCCGGGCACGCCGCCGGGGCCAGCACGTCCTCCGCCCGCACCGGCACCGGCCGGGCCGGTCGGGGCGCGACCGGGGGCTCGGGCCGGCGGCCCGCCACCGGCAGCTGCCTCGTGTCCGGCGACGCGGCCGGGCGGCGGGGTGACCCGGCCAGCGCGGCGGTCAGCATCCGGCGGGGCGCCGGCGGGTACAGCCCGGCGGGCGGGACGGCGGTGAGCAGGGCGCCCGGGATCACGACCCGCGCCACCAGGCCCTCCCGGCCGGGACGCAGCCGCACCTCCACCGCGTGCCGGGCGGCCAGGTGGCTGACCACGAACAGGCCCATCCGCTCCGACGCCGCGACGTCGGCGGCCGGCCGGGTGGCCAGTACCTCGTTCGCCTCGGTCAGCGCCGCCGGGCTCATTCCCAGCCCCGCGTCGGCGATCTCCACGACGGCGCCGAAGGCCTGCGGCTGGGCCGTCACCACCACCGCCGTGTCCGGCCGGGAGAACGCGGTGGCGTTCTCCAGCAGCTCGGCGAACAGGTGGACCAGGTCGCCGACGACGTGCCCGACGAGGTGCAGGTCCGTCGCCGGCTCGTGGCGTACCCGCTGGTACTGCTCGGTCTCGGCGGCGGCGGCCAGCAGCACCGCGCCCAGCGCCACCGGCCGGTTCCACCGCCGGGTCGACTCGCTGCCGGCGAGCACCAGCAGGCTCTCGTCGTTGCGCCGCATCCGCGCCGCCAGGTGGTCGAGTTTGAACAGGTTCTCCAGCTGGTCCGGGTCGTTCTCCTCGCGTTCCAGCTCGTCGAGCAGCTCCAACTGCCGCTCCACCAGTACCTGGCTGCGCCGGGCGAGGTTGACGAACATCGCGTTGACGTTGCGGCGCATGGTGGCCTGCTCCACCGCGACGCCGACCGCGCTGCGGTGCACCGCCACGAACGCCTCCGCCAGCTCGCCGATCTCGTCCAGCGAGCGGACCACCGCGGGCGGCACCTCGATGTCGGGCACGCCACCGCTGACCTGACGGAGCCGGTCCAGCGCCTCCGGCAGCTCGATCTGCGCGATGCGCAGCGCCTGGCCGCGCAGCAACCTCATCGAGCGGGCGATGGACCGCCCGATCAGCACGGAGATCAGCACCGCGACCAGCAGCACGGCCACCGCCCCGCCGGCCAGCGCCAGGGTCGCGCGCAGCTGGCCCGCGCTGGCCGCGTCGGCCCGGGTCACCGCGTCGGCCACCACCGCCTGTTCGAACTGGCGCAGCAGCTCCTGCCGTTGCTCGCTGGCGGCCCACCACTGCGGCGCGGGCAGCACCGCCGGCTCCGCCCCGCCGCTGGGCAGGCTCTGCTCCTCCAGCTCCGTGGCCGCGACGAACGCCGGGTCCGCCGCCGTGGCCTCGTACCGGCGGATCTGCTCGGCGGTGGCCGCGGCCCGGAACGCGCCGAGGGCGGTGAGCTGCTGGGCGCGCAGGTCGGTCAGCTCGACCTGGTCCTCCA is part of the Micromonospora olivasterospora genome and encodes:
- a CDS encoding roadblock/LC7 domain-containing protein, which encodes MMTLSQEAQDLSWLVSRFAERVPGVVHAIVVSSDGLLVAVSDHLPRDHADKLAAVTSGLMSITAGAAQMFDDDVVKQTVVEMGRGYFLVMQIRDGSILATLAGADADIGVVGYEMARLAKQTGEMLTPALRAELQQALPR
- a CDS encoding sensor histidine kinase, yielding MGVGPGGARGGVSNHARRRFDVRVVPHRRRSPLRLRDWRMGTKLTAVLVIPTAAFLVLAGVQTRGLVGQTTALSQFARQVGIGPEITAVVHQLQQERDRTAGELAELRRAAGRADRDAAIAALRPLHLASDRAVQDLRRAAEPLADTTAAWQVAYSEVLEAYDQVIYIRPTVPPAVLAGDTILGTYHRAVDALLTLLAQPSAGERQRALNEAVLRYVQLARAKEVSSRGRAELYAAARAGRYGVEDQVELTDLRAQQLTALGAFRAAATAEQIRRYEATAADPAFVAATELEEQSLPSGGAEPAVLPAPQWWAASEQRQELLRQFEQAVVADAVTRADAASAGQLRATLALAGGAVAVLLVAVLISVLIGRSIARSMRLLRGQALRIAQIELPEALDRLRQVSGGVPDIEVPPAVVRSLDEIGELAEAFVAVHRSAVGVAVEQATMRRNVNAMFVNLARRSQVLVERQLELLDELEREENDPDQLENLFKLDHLAARMRRNDESLLVLAGSESTRRWNRPVALGAVLLAAAAETEQYQRVRHEPATDLHLVGHVVGDLVHLFAELLENATAFSRPDTAVVVTAQPQAFGAVVEIADAGLGMSPAALTEANEVLATRPAADVAASERMGLFVVSHLAARHAVEVRLRPGREGLVARVVIPGALLTAVPPAGLYPPAPRRMLTAALAGSPRRPAASPDTRQLPVAGRRPEPPVAPRPARPVPVRAEDVLAPAACPEKATGGGWWTRQGPTPAAASAPVPPAVPVTGGINDRGLPVRVPMALLAAATGSARPQQRRHDPDPEAVGGMLSRLYDGVRRAEAEETPEIVLPPVGGRSEGGQQ